From the Magnetococcales bacterium genome, one window contains:
- a CDS encoding dinitrogenase iron-molybdenum cofactor biosynthesis protein: protein MRIAVTSQNKYSITEHAGQCRRFWLFDVENNVVSGERLVELAPEESFHNNGIMGPDHPLFGMHVLITRSMGQGLKNRLAGMGVQGVVTSLEDPKCAAILFLEGKLPSISAPDTRCNGHGHGHGNGCGPGPGLMNKHIVIEPKS, encoded by the coding sequence ATGCGTATCGCCGTTACCAGTCAAAACAAATACTCCATCACCGAACATGCTGGGCAGTGTCGCCGCTTTTGGCTGTTTGATGTGGAAAACAACGTTGTGTCCGGAGAACGCCTGGTGGAGCTGGCCCCCGAGGAGAGTTTTCATAACAATGGAATCATGGGGCCGGACCATCCGCTCTTTGGCATGCACGTCCTGATCACCAGAAGCATGGGGCAAGGTTTGAAGAATCGGTTGGCAGGAATGGGTGTGCAAGGTGTCGTCACGTCCCTGGAAGATCCAAAGTGCGCTGCCATCCTGTTTCTGGAGGGAAAGTTGCCTTCAATATCCGCACCGGACACCCGGTGCAACGGCCATGGTCACGGCCATGGTAACGGGTGTGGACCCGGACCCGGTCTCATGAACAAGCATATTGTTATCGAGCCAAAATCCTGA
- a CDS encoding TIGR02281 family clan AA aspartic protease, whose translation MSDRTFPAIWMALLLSGFLVIPSGMADDVGLIDPTRPDTFAVSPPPLEAPPATENTEEQVAPVRAVDWKRLNLELLLTSDGRKVAVINGRRFQEGDILDSGPRVEKITDDSVIVALQGEIRTLKRHTCFGNQTTDGRRSLILSSKCSPDSAEAREIALSKRGQAYYISATLNGKQTVEFLLDTGATSLSIPEGVALTLMDAEAIAKLPTVTVMHANGNKVQEKSLKLDSVQIGLVVVREINAIISAPNSPALLGMAVLEKLGTWHIDNKRRVLIVDKS comes from the coding sequence GTGAGCGACCGGACTTTTCCCGCAATCTGGATGGCCCTTTTGTTGTCCGGTTTTCTTGTCATCCCAAGTGGCATGGCTGACGATGTCGGCCTGATTGATCCGACGCGCCCTGATACGTTTGCCGTTTCTCCCCCCCCCCTGGAGGCACCTCCTGCGACCGAAAACACCGAAGAACAAGTGGCACCGGTACGCGCCGTTGATTGGAAACGTCTGAACCTGGAGCTTCTTTTGACTTCGGATGGGCGCAAGGTGGCGGTGATCAATGGTCGCCGTTTTCAGGAGGGGGATATTTTGGATTCCGGTCCCCGCGTCGAAAAAATCACGGATGACTCGGTGATCGTGGCGTTGCAGGGCGAAATACGAACCCTCAAACGTCACACCTGCTTTGGGAACCAAACCACCGATGGACGGCGCAGCCTCATTCTCTCCAGCAAGTGTTCGCCTGACAGCGCCGAGGCGCGTGAGATCGCCCTTTCCAAGCGGGGACAAGCCTATTACATCTCCGCCACCCTGAATGGGAAACAGACCGTCGAATTTTTGCTGGATACGGGCGCCACCTCTCTCTCCATCCCTGAAGGGGTTGCCCTCACCCTGATGGATGCCGAAGCCATCGCCAAACTTCCAACTGTAACCGTCATGCATGCCAATGGCAACAAGGTACAGGAGAAGTCCCTTAAACTTGATTCGGTGCAAATCGGCCTGGTGGTGGTCAGGGAGATCAACGCCATCATCTCCGCTCCCAACTCCCCTGCCCTTCTGGGTATGGCTGTGCTGGAAAAGTTGGGAACCTGGCATATTGACAACAAGCGACGGGTTTTGATTGTGGATAAATCCTGA
- the clpA gene encoding ATP-dependent Clp protease ATP-binding subunit ClpA, with product MISKHLENSLNMALVMAHKRRHAYATLEHLLLALLENPEVLPILNACGCDLHRLTQETEEHLSKHVPVFSDEKSVGDIQPTLGLQRVLQRALHQVQSAGKSMVTGSYVLVAMYAEKESHAVYFLKKQNISRLDIQTAMSSIPPEESHPQSGDGEAGEEPSPQEPQRGGFSRPDPLELYTVDLNEKSRRGETDPLIGRDAEITRTLQILCRRRKNNPLFVGDAGVGKTHLAEGLASRLVEGCVPDMLKESVIYSLDMGALLAGTKFRGDFEGRMKGVINSLKKRPGSILFIDEIHTVIGAGSTSGSHVDASSLLKPLLAAGELRCIGSTTHEEFRAIFEKDRALARRFQKVDIPEPSLDETVQILQGLKARYEEHHNIRYTTPALQMAAELAARHITDRKHPDSAIDVLDEAGAACRLLPAARRKRSVGVREVEGVVARMARIPPRSVSRDDREVLRNLEKSLGLALFGQEKAIEQVSSAIKLARSGLGNPEKPVGSYLFSGPTGVGKTELARLLGRELGVELIRFDMSEYMERHTVSRLIGAPPGYVGFDQGGLLTDAVHKNPHAILLLDEIEKAHPDVFNLLLQVMDHGKLTDNNGRRTDFRNVILIMTTNAGAQAFDRPSLGFVSQSPQGDDLKEIKRMFSPEFRNRLDAIIPFSHLEPVAILRVVDKFLLVLEAQLAERTVTLHVDDAARQWLAKNGFDRSHGARPMERLIKNHIRKPLSDELLFGHLRQGGTVQITAGDNKLEFDFSA from the coding sequence ATGATCAGCAAACATCTCGAAAATTCCCTGAACATGGCGCTGGTCATGGCTCACAAGCGCCGGCACGCCTATGCCACCCTGGAGCACCTGTTGCTGGCGTTGCTGGAGAATCCGGAAGTCCTTCCCATCCTGAACGCCTGCGGCTGCGATCTGCACCGGCTGACCCAGGAGACCGAGGAGCATCTGTCCAAACATGTCCCTGTGTTTTCCGATGAAAAGAGCGTCGGCGATATCCAGCCTACCCTCGGTTTGCAGCGGGTTTTGCAACGCGCCCTGCACCAGGTGCAATCGGCGGGCAAGAGTATGGTCACGGGATCCTACGTCCTGGTGGCGATGTATGCGGAAAAAGAGTCTCACGCCGTTTATTTTCTCAAAAAACAGAACATTTCACGCCTTGATATCCAGACGGCCATGTCGAGTATCCCCCCGGAAGAGTCCCATCCCCAATCAGGTGATGGCGAAGCCGGCGAGGAGCCTTCTCCTCAAGAGCCCCAGCGTGGTGGCTTCAGCCGGCCCGATCCTCTGGAGCTTTATACGGTCGACCTCAATGAAAAATCCCGCCGGGGTGAGACGGATCCTCTCATAGGTCGTGATGCCGAAATCACCCGCACGTTGCAGATTCTCTGCCGCCGCCGCAAGAACAACCCCCTTTTTGTCGGCGATGCCGGGGTAGGCAAGACCCATCTGGCCGAAGGGTTGGCCAGCCGCCTTGTCGAGGGCTGCGTACCGGATATGCTGAAAGAGAGCGTCATTTACTCCCTGGACATGGGCGCCCTTCTGGCCGGAACCAAATTTCGTGGTGACTTTGAAGGCCGCATGAAAGGGGTGATCAACAGTCTGAAAAAGCGCCCCGGTTCCATTTTGTTCATAGACGAAATCCATACCGTCATTGGGGCCGGGTCCACAAGCGGCAGCCATGTCGATGCCTCCAGCCTGTTGAAGCCCCTGTTGGCTGCGGGGGAGTTGCGTTGCATCGGGTCGACCACCCATGAGGAGTTTCGCGCCATCTTTGAAAAGGATCGGGCATTGGCGCGCCGGTTTCAAAAGGTCGATATACCCGAGCCCTCCCTGGACGAAACAGTCCAGATCCTGCAAGGTTTGAAGGCTCGTTACGAGGAGCACCACAATATTCGTTACACAACCCCGGCGTTGCAGATGGCTGCCGAACTTGCGGCAAGACACATCACGGACCGCAAGCACCCCGACTCGGCCATCGATGTTCTGGATGAGGCTGGTGCAGCCTGCCGATTGCTGCCTGCGGCACGCCGCAAACGCAGCGTCGGAGTCAGGGAGGTCGAGGGGGTGGTTGCGCGCATGGCGCGTATTCCGCCACGTTCGGTCAGCCGGGATGATCGGGAAGTGTTGCGCAACCTGGAGAAGAGTCTGGGTCTGGCCCTGTTTGGCCAGGAGAAGGCGATCGAGCAGGTCAGTTCAGCCATCAAACTGGCGCGTTCCGGGCTTGGCAACCCGGAAAAACCGGTCGGCTCCTACCTCTTTTCCGGTCCCACCGGGGTGGGCAAGACCGAGCTGGCCCGTCTCCTGGGACGGGAGTTGGGCGTTGAACTGATCCGCTTCGACATGAGCGAATACATGGAGCGGCACACCGTTTCGCGTCTGATCGGCGCTCCTCCCGGCTATGTAGGATTCGATCAAGGGGGATTGTTGACCGATGCCGTTCACAAGAATCCGCACGCCATTCTGCTTCTGGACGAGATTGAAAAGGCCCATCCCGACGTGTTCAACCTGCTGTTGCAGGTGATGGATCATGGCAAACTGACCGACAACAATGGCCGTCGGACCGATTTTCGCAACGTGATCCTGATCATGACCACCAATGCCGGCGCCCAGGCCTTCGACCGGCCTTCCCTGGGCTTTGTGTCCCAGAGCCCTCAGGGAGACGATCTCAAGGAGATCAAAAGGATGTTTTCACCGGAGTTTCGCAATCGCCTGGACGCCATCATCCCGTTTTCCCATTTGGAACCGGTTGCCATTCTCCGCGTGGTGGACAAATTTCTCCTGGTATTGGAGGCACAGTTGGCCGAGCGTACCGTCACTTTGCATGTGGACGATGCTGCCCGCCAATGGCTTGCCAAGAACGGTTTTGATCGCAGCCATGGCGCCCGTCCCATGGAGCGTCTGATCAAAAATCATATCCGCAAGCCCCTCTCCGATGAACTGCTTTTTGGCCATTTGCGGCAAGGGGGAACTGTACAAATCACGGCAGGGGACAACAAACTTGAGTTTGACTTCAGTGCCTGA
- the clpS gene encoding ATP-dependent Clp protease adapter ClpS: protein MSGHAQIPESDLLTDSDVDVREPHLYKVILLNDDFTPMDFVVKLLMVFFQKSMSEATRIMLNVHEHGRGVCGLFPYEIAETKVAIVNQYAREQGHPLKCTLEKE from the coding sequence ATGAGTGGTCATGCACAAATACCGGAATCTGACCTGCTCACGGACAGCGATGTCGATGTCCGTGAGCCCCACCTCTACAAAGTGATCCTGTTGAACGACGATTTTACCCCGATGGATTTCGTGGTAAAACTCCTCATGGTCTTTTTCCAGAAATCCATGTCGGAGGCGACACGCATCATGCTCAACGTCCATGAACATGGACGGGGTGTTTGTGGTCTCTTTCCCTACGAAATCGCGGAAACGAAGGTGGCCATCGTCAACCAATATGCCCGCGAGCAGGGCCACCCCCTGAAGTGTACCCTGGAGAAAGAGTGA
- the recN gene encoding DNA repair protein RecN, translating to MLRQLRIDNIALIDHLEITLEPGLTIITGETGAGKSILIDALGLTLGERADASLLRTGSDQGRVTAHFLLPPPPHPARQWLADQELDLPGEDLFLRRTLGTGGRSRAYINDHPVSVTALASLASLLVDLHGQHDHQSLLRTETHLELLDAFGGHGELVAATSAQHKVWQDTREQLETLRRKARESGDRRHFLAFQLEELERAGVVVGEMEELKNQRTRMAHAARLQQAARKALELLSEGSNAASDLTSMAATELEHVQELDAALNTMAASVRSIQYEIDAAVDTIRHYQNGLAADPEQLAMLDERINLIQDICRKHRREADHLPELARAWREELSTLDNVESSEETLTRQLQQALQAYREKASILTQRRQQAAGRLTREVERQLKDLYMGRTRVAISLRPSNGDPRPKGHEEAEFEVSANAGEPLKPLRQVASGGELSRIMLALKTVLADAVTVQTLIFDEVDVGVGGRVAARIGSKLAEVSKSSRQLLAITHLPQVAAWGDNHLKVEKSTLDERTQVHIHTLDEAGRVEELARMLAGDLVTAPARHNARELLETARRPSPHPEPNAENI from the coding sequence ATGCTGCGCCAGTTGCGCATCGACAACATTGCCCTGATCGACCATCTGGAGATCACCCTGGAGCCCGGTCTGACCATCATCACAGGTGAGACCGGAGCCGGAAAATCCATCCTGATCGATGCGCTTGGCCTGACGCTGGGAGAGCGCGCCGATGCCTCTCTGCTGCGTACCGGCTCGGATCAGGGGCGGGTGACCGCCCATTTTTTGCTTCCTCCTCCACCCCACCCTGCCCGTCAATGGCTGGCCGATCAGGAACTCGACCTCCCCGGCGAGGATCTTTTTCTGCGCCGCACCCTGGGAACCGGAGGTCGCAGCCGCGCCTACATCAACGATCACCCTGTCTCCGTAACCGCTCTGGCTTCACTGGCTTCTCTCCTGGTGGATCTGCACGGCCAGCATGATCATCAGTCGCTCCTGCGTACCGAAACCCACCTTGAACTCCTGGACGCTTTCGGGGGGCACGGAGAGTTGGTGGCAGCCACCAGCGCCCAACACAAGGTCTGGCAAGACACCCGTGAACAGTTGGAGACTCTCCGCCGCAAGGCCAGGGAATCGGGGGACCGGCGCCATTTTTTGGCGTTTCAGCTTGAGGAGTTGGAACGCGCCGGGGTTGTGGTGGGAGAAATGGAGGAGTTGAAGAATCAACGGACCCGCATGGCGCATGCCGCCCGCCTCCAACAAGCCGCCCGCAAGGCCCTTGAACTCCTCTCCGAAGGCAGCAATGCCGCCAGCGATCTCACCTCCATGGCCGCGACGGAGCTGGAGCATGTGCAGGAGCTGGACGCAGCCCTGAACACCATGGCCGCATCCGTGCGCTCCATCCAGTATGAAATCGACGCCGCCGTCGACACCATCCGCCATTATCAAAATGGTTTGGCAGCGGATCCGGAGCAGTTGGCCATGTTGGACGAACGCATCAACCTGATCCAGGACATATGCCGCAAGCATCGCCGGGAGGCCGATCATCTTCCCGAACTGGCCCGCGCCTGGCGCGAAGAGTTATCCACCCTGGACAACGTGGAGAGCTCGGAGGAGACTCTGACCCGACAACTCCAACAGGCGCTCCAGGCCTACCGGGAGAAGGCATCCATCTTGACTCAACGTCGGCAACAGGCTGCGGGGCGCCTGACCCGGGAGGTGGAACGCCAACTCAAGGATTTGTACATGGGCCGCACCCGTGTGGCCATATCGTTGCGCCCGTCCAACGGGGATCCACGACCCAAGGGCCATGAGGAGGCGGAATTCGAAGTGAGCGCGAATGCAGGGGAGCCCCTCAAGCCTCTCAGGCAGGTCGCCTCAGGTGGCGAACTCTCCCGCATCATGTTGGCCCTGAAGACAGTTCTTGCCGATGCCGTCACTGTACAAACCCTGATCTTCGATGAGGTGGATGTCGGCGTCGGTGGACGGGTTGCTGCCCGTATCGGGAGCAAATTGGCCGAAGTCTCAAAAAGTAGCCGCCAGCTTCTTGCCATCACCCACTTGCCTCAGGTGGCGGCTTGGGGAGACAATCACCTGAAAGTGGAGAAATCCACGCTCGACGAGCGTACCCAGGTCCATATCCACACCCTGGATGAAGCTGGCCGGGTGGAGGAACTCGCCCGCATGCTTGCCGGCGACCTGGTCACCGCCCCGGCCCGCCATAACGCCCGGGAGTTGCTGGAGACGGCCCGGCGACCATCGCCACATCCCGAACCAAACGCAGAAAACATCTGA
- a CDS encoding NAD(+)/NADH kinase — protein MTSLPHSASAPIVHIALVTKRSDQRALESTKWLAGWLFDRGYQVTVTEDAAVAIDIPKTWAKRQKQSHLHENQDLMVVLGGDGTFIAASRHMGGADVPLLGINMGRLGFLTEIPHAEMAETLENVLAGHHSIEERMLLETTVVRAGEQVFSAFTLNDVVIHKGEIARMIEFAVEVDDQFVCTSRADGLIVSTPTGSTGYALAAGGPIIHPALEAILLVPISPHTLTNRPIVLPAEGVVAVTLAPNDSDRMATLDGQTVCPLENGDRVLIRRARHRLKLMHTPNRSYYEILRSKLLWGGKLGS, from the coding sequence ATGACCTCCCTGCCCCATTCAGCCTCCGCCCCGATCGTTCATATTGCCCTTGTCACCAAACGTTCCGATCAGCGCGCCCTGGAATCGACCAAATGGCTTGCCGGTTGGTTGTTCGACCGAGGATACCAGGTGACTGTCACGGAAGATGCCGCCGTGGCCATCGATATTCCCAAAACCTGGGCAAAGCGCCAGAAACAAAGTCACCTGCACGAAAATCAGGATCTTATGGTGGTTCTGGGCGGGGACGGAACTTTTATCGCAGCATCGCGGCATATGGGTGGTGCCGATGTGCCCCTGTTGGGCATCAACATGGGGCGGTTGGGCTTTCTCACCGAAATTCCCCACGCCGAGATGGCCGAAACCCTGGAGAACGTCCTGGCAGGTCACCACAGCATTGAAGAGCGCATGCTCCTTGAAACCACGGTCGTGCGGGCCGGCGAGCAGGTTTTTTCCGCCTTCACCCTGAATGATGTGGTGATTCACAAGGGGGAGATTGCCCGCATGATCGAATTTGCGGTGGAGGTGGATGACCAGTTCGTCTGTACGAGCCGCGCCGATGGCTTGATCGTCTCCACCCCCACGGGTTCCACGGGTTATGCCCTGGCTGCCGGAGGACCGATCATCCACCCGGCCCTGGAAGCGATTCTTCTGGTGCCCATCTCCCCGCACACATTGACCAATCGCCCTATCGTTCTGCCGGCGGAGGGCGTCGTGGCCGTGACTCTGGCTCCCAACGACTCCGACCGCATGGCCACCCTGGATGGACAAACAGTCTGCCCCCTGGAAAACGGGGACCGGGTGCTGATTCGTCGCGCCCGACACCGTCTCAAGTTGATGCACACTCCTAATCGCAGCTATTACGAAATTTTGCGTTCCAAGCTGCTTTGGGGGGGGAAACTGGGGAGTTAA
- a CDS encoding ATP-binding protein — protein MEGGGSSLLQSLLTPRRARTLLGRLQRLLEHWERSITPPSPAMLQRWHVFRWRPNSWGGGGLVPVETFHPLPLDALLGIDRAKEILLRNTRQFAAGLPANNALLWGSRGTGKSSLVKAVAAPFFPRLKLVEVHKDDLSALPEIVQHLQILTMPFLLFCDDLSFDRRDGSYKALKSILEGGVAGRPGNILLYATSNRRHLMARDAAAESEEYHPMESAEEQISLSDRFGLWLGFHPFDQETYLRIVENSARHLALAIPQEQLCAEALAWAQTRGARSGRVAHQFIIDLTGRLAAP, from the coding sequence ATGGAAGGGGGAGGTTCCTCCCTTCTCCAATCCCTGTTGACGCCGCGTCGTGCGCGAACGCTTTTGGGACGCCTGCAACGTCTTTTGGAGCATTGGGAAAGAAGCATCACACCACCGTCTCCCGCCATGTTACAGCGATGGCATGTCTTTCGTTGGCGCCCCAACTCCTGGGGTGGTGGCGGGTTGGTTCCGGTCGAGACCTTTCACCCCCTCCCTTTGGACGCCTTGCTGGGCATCGACCGGGCCAAGGAGATTCTTCTCCGCAATACCCGCCAATTTGCCGCTGGCCTGCCCGCCAACAATGCCCTGTTGTGGGGTAGCCGTGGCACGGGCAAATCCTCGCTGGTCAAAGCGGTAGCCGCCCCCTTTTTTCCCCGTCTCAAGCTTGTGGAAGTTCACAAGGATGATCTGTCTGCCCTGCCGGAGATTGTCCAGCATTTGCAAATATTGACCATGCCCTTTCTGCTTTTTTGCGACGACCTCTCTTTTGATCGTCGGGATGGTTCCTACAAGGCCCTGAAATCGATTCTGGAGGGGGGTGTGGCCGGGCGGCCCGGCAATATTTTATTGTACGCCACCTCCAACCGGCGGCACCTCATGGCACGCGACGCAGCTGCGGAAAGCGAAGAGTATCACCCCATGGAGAGCGCCGAAGAACAGATCAGCCTCTCTGATCGGTTTGGGCTCTGGCTTGGGTTTCACCCCTTTGACCAGGAGACCTATCTGCGAATTGTGGAAAACAGCGCCCGCCATCTGGCCCTGGCCATACCACAGGAGCAGTTATGCGCCGAGGCCCTGGCATGGGCGCAAACCCGTGGTGCGCGCAGTGGCCGCGTGGCTCATCAATTCATCATTGACCTTACTGGAAGGCTCGCCGCCCCATGA
- a CDS encoding SUMF1/EgtB/PvdO family nonheme iron enzyme — protein MMSSTKFVDSLPPGSTLLWYEIVKVLGKGGFGITYLAKDTNLDQKVAIKEYLPKGFAVREKGRNVLPNSPTDTKTFEWGLDRFLKEAQILARFKHPNIVRVMSFFRDSNTAYMVMEYEEGESLDAVLKAKKVLSEGEIVRLISPLLDGLEVLHNKDFIHRDIKPANILVRANGSPVILDFGSARQAIAGHGGEQMTSLLSMGYSPFEQYDSTGNRQGPWSDIYAMGGVLYRAITGAKPPDAAIRINARLRNEPDPMKSASEAGEGQYHPAFLAAIDKALMVIETERPQSIADWRPLLLGCFSATKDSVRATPAPVAKAGVSSPSTVSAPAGKSPPPTGDSPRTIFGSNIKKNSWRSFIASMNDFGTNTKRTDTKRLSPATSLNNRAATKPAAAHSAPVAKVSAGLAPAPPSPSVSPANNLPPKPIEERKPGDLWKEQVTGMKFVWIPGGSFLMGSAKGAPGRRSDEVPQHLVELDGFWMGQHPVTWGEWKQIMGDPKSLYVPEKKDCPVERILWDDIQELVRSFSRLCQGGVHVRIPTEAEWEYAARAGSDAIFPFGDDPNLLDQYSWFAKNSRGGTQPVGKKLPNAWGLYDMIGNVWEWTADWYSEDFYARSPKKNPHGAPFGDGRVRRGGSWRSQVGACRVAHRNRVSVTTLSDAMGVRLIRTIEEEISA, from the coding sequence ATGATGAGTTCAACAAAATTCGTCGATTCCCTCCCCCCCGGTTCCACGCTGTTGTGGTACGAGATCGTCAAGGTTCTCGGGAAAGGTGGCTTCGGCATCACCTACCTGGCCAAGGATACCAACCTGGATCAGAAGGTGGCCATCAAAGAGTATCTCCCCAAAGGTTTCGCCGTTCGCGAAAAGGGGCGCAATGTCCTGCCGAACTCCCCTACGGACACCAAAACCTTCGAGTGGGGTTTGGATCGCTTTCTGAAGGAAGCCCAGATTCTGGCCCGCTTCAAACACCCGAACATTGTCCGGGTGATGAGTTTCTTCCGCGACAGCAACACCGCCTACATGGTGATGGAGTACGAGGAGGGGGAGAGTCTGGACGCTGTCCTGAAGGCCAAAAAGGTTCTGTCCGAAGGTGAGATCGTCCGTCTGATTTCCCCGCTCCTGGATGGTCTGGAAGTGCTCCATAACAAGGATTTCATCCATCGCGATATCAAACCAGCCAACATTCTGGTTCGCGCCAATGGCTCTCCGGTCATTCTGGATTTCGGCTCCGCCCGACAAGCCATTGCCGGCCATGGCGGCGAACAGATGACCAGCCTGTTGAGCATGGGCTACTCACCCTTTGAGCAATACGACTCCACCGGCAATCGCCAAGGGCCATGGTCTGACATCTACGCCATGGGTGGTGTGTTGTACCGGGCCATCACCGGCGCCAAACCGCCCGATGCTGCCATTCGCATCAACGCACGGCTGCGCAACGAACCCGACCCCATGAAATCCGCCTCGGAAGCAGGAGAGGGCCAATACCACCCTGCATTCCTTGCCGCCATTGACAAAGCGCTCATGGTCATTGAGACCGAACGTCCACAATCCATCGCGGATTGGCGTCCGCTTTTGTTGGGTTGTTTCAGCGCCACCAAAGATTCCGTTCGGGCCACTCCAGCACCGGTTGCCAAGGCCGGCGTTTCCTCTCCCTCGACCGTTTCCGCACCTGCCGGAAAATCGCCGCCCCCAACAGGGGACTCACCCAGGACCATCTTCGGATCCAACATCAAGAAAAACTCATGGCGCAGCTTTATCGCTTCCATGAACGATTTTGGCACCAACACCAAGAGAACGGACACCAAGCGTCTTTCCCCCGCGACATCGCTCAATAATCGGGCTGCAACCAAGCCTGCTGCGGCCCATTCGGCGCCGGTTGCCAAGGTCTCTGCCGGTTTGGCCCCTGCGCCCCCATCCCCTTCCGTCTCCCCAGCCAACAATCTGCCCCCCAAACCCATCGAAGAGCGCAAACCAGGTGATCTCTGGAAAGAGCAGGTAACAGGCATGAAGTTTGTCTGGATTCCGGGCGGATCTTTCCTGATGGGAAGCGCCAAGGGTGCGCCCGGTCGCCGCTCCGATGAAGTCCCCCAACACCTGGTCGAGCTGGATGGATTTTGGATGGGCCAGCATCCGGTCACCTGGGGAGAGTGGAAACAGATCATGGGTGACCCGAAAAGTCTGTATGTACCGGAAAAAAAGGATTGTCCGGTGGAAAGAATCCTATGGGACGACATTCAGGAACTGGTGCGAAGTTTCTCCAGGTTATGTCAGGGCGGGGTTCATGTCCGCATTCCCACCGAAGCGGAGTGGGAGTACGCTGCCCGCGCTGGATCCGATGCCATTTTTCCCTTCGGCGATGACCCGAACCTGCTGGATCAGTACAGCTGGTTTGCCAAAAACTCCCGTGGCGGCACCCAGCCGGTCGGCAAAAAGCTGCCCAATGCCTGGGGCCTGTATGACATGATCGGCAACGTTTGGGAGTGGACAGCCGACTGGTACAGCGAAGATTTTTATGCCCGCAGCCCAAAAAAAAATCCCCATGGCGCCCCATTTGGCGATGGCCGGGTACGCCGTGGGGGTAGCTGGCGCAGCCAGGTTGGAGCTTGCCGTGTGGCGCACCGCAACCGGGTGTCCGTCACGACACTGAGCGACGCCATGGGTGTGCGCCTGATTCGCACCATCGAAGAGGAGATATCCGCCTGA
- a CDS encoding rhodanese-like domain-containing protein, translating into MGHLTPHEAHAMVQNKDVVFVDIRSEIEHFFVGNPPGIINIPWQDAPDFELNPNFVAEVGQVARKDQTLVLICRSGHRSIDAGNTLLENGFTSVYNVLEGFEGDRDEHHHRSSVNGWRFRGLPWVQC; encoded by the coding sequence TTGGGACACCTGACCCCCCACGAAGCCCATGCCATGGTGCAAAATAAAGATGTTGTCTTCGTGGATATTCGTTCGGAGATCGAACACTTTTTCGTTGGTAATCCCCCTGGAATCATCAACATTCCCTGGCAAGACGCCCCGGATTTTGAACTCAATCCCAACTTTGTCGCCGAGGTTGGCCAGGTGGCCCGCAAAGATCAGACCCTGGTTCTCATCTGCCGCTCGGGGCATCGCTCCATCGATGCGGGCAACACCCTGCTCGAAAATGGTTTCACCTCGGTCTACAACGTTCTGGAGGGGTTTGAAGGGGACCGGGACGAACATCACCATCGCTCCAGCGTCAACGGTTGGCGGTTTCGGGGCCTGCCCTGGGTGCAGTGCTGA
- the cysZ gene encoding sulfate transporter CysZ yields the protein MRDHPVTGFLYAQRGIRILTKPGLRRFVAVPLLVNCVVFGLGTWYIYQTYRSTIGWLLDWIPSWLHWLEWVIAPMFVVSLVLVLFFAFTLVANLLGAPFNGLLADRVEQLLSEQATTVPQHGDVKRILKEMLPAILDELGKVLHVVKWMIPIFFITAIPGINLLAPLIWTLFTAWFLAVGYLDFPMSNNRLKGREIRERIREKRLTVMGFGVGVLFMSSIPVLNLLAMPAAVAGATALWVEHFKEA from the coding sequence ATGCGCGATCATCCTGTCACAGGTTTCCTCTACGCCCAACGGGGTATCAGGATTTTGACCAAACCGGGTTTGCGACGTTTTGTGGCGGTGCCGCTGCTGGTCAATTGTGTGGTTTTTGGCCTGGGAACATGGTACATCTATCAGACGTATCGCAGCACCATCGGCTGGCTGCTGGACTGGATCCCTTCCTGGCTCCATTGGCTGGAGTGGGTCATCGCCCCCATGTTTGTGGTGTCGCTGGTGCTGGTTCTCTTTTTTGCCTTCACTCTGGTGGCCAATCTCCTGGGGGCTCCCTTCAACGGTCTCTTGGCGGATCGTGTGGAACAACTGCTCTCCGAACAGGCAACAACAGTTCCGCAACATGGGGATGTGAAACGGATTTTGAAGGAGATGCTGCCGGCCATCCTGGATGAGTTGGGCAAGGTGCTGCATGTGGTCAAATGGATGATCCCCATCTTTTTCATCACCGCCATTCCCGGGATCAACCTGTTGGCACCCCTCATCTGGACCCTGTTTACCGCCTGGTTTTTGGCTGTGGGTTACCTTGACTTTCCCATGTCGAACAATCGGCTGAAGGGAAGGGAAATCCGGGAGAGGATCCGGGAAAAACGTTTGACAGTCATGGGTTTTGGCGTGGGGGTTCTGTTCATGAGCAGCATTCCCGTGTTGAACCTCCTCGCCATGCCGGCTGCGGTGGCCGGGGCGACGGCGCTGTGGGTGGAGCATTTCAAGGAGGCCTGA